ATCAAAAAAATGGAAATATATCTGAATAAGCAGTTAAATGTTATCTGTGGAATCAATGGTGTAGGGAAAAGCAGCATACTCGATGCTATTTCTATCCAGTTATCATGGATAGTCGCAAGAATCCGTTCAGAGAGAGGTTCTGGGAGACCTATCAGCGAATATGACATAAAGAATAATGCAAATTTTTCGATGAGTGAGATGCTTATTGAAGAGCATAATAAACAGTATAAAGGCAAATTAGTAAAAACAAAGAAAGGCTATTCAGTTGATGAAAAATCAAGTGTATTGGAATTATCAAATTATGCAAAAGAAATCCGGTCCTATATTACTGATAAGGAAGAGCAAGTTTCAGTCCCTGTATTTATTTATTACAGTACAAATCGTATTGTAGATGACATCCCATTACGTATTAGAAGTAAGCATGATTTCAACCTTTTGGAAACCTATGACAACTCTCTGGAAACTGGAGTCAATTTTCGAAGTTTCTTTGAATGGTATAGAAATCGGGAAGATTTAGAAAATGAAAAGTTCAGAGATTTGAATCAAGATAATTTATTCAATCAAGAGAAAAGAGCATATGAAGGGGATAAGCAGTTAGAATCAGTCCGTATTGCAATAGAACGAATATCCGGGTTTAAAGATATATCTGTGAAACGAAGTCCACTTCGAATGGAAGTAAACAAGAATGGAGAAAAACTTAGAGTAGAAAAACTATCTGATGGTGAAAAATGTCTTTTTGCAATGGCGGGGGATATGGCACGACGTTTAGCGATAGCTAATCCGACTTTGGTAAATCCGCTTGAAGGTGAAGGAGTTGTTCTTATTGATGAAATAGATTTACATCTTCATCCTAAATGGCAGAAAAAGATCATTCCTAATTTACTTCAAACTTTTCCCAACGTTCAATTCATTGTCTCAACACATTCTCCGCAAGTTTTAAGTGAAGTTGATCATCGCTCTATTATCCTACTTTATCAGGAAGAAAATAATATCAAATATTCCCCTGTGCACCAAAGCAAAGGCCTGAGTTCAAATGAAATCCTCGAAGAAATTATGGACACCCAGCCCTTGAATAAGCAAGTAAAAGACCAACTGGATAATATTTTCAAACTGATTGATGATG
This portion of the Sediminispirochaeta bajacaliforniensis DSM 16054 genome encodes:
- a CDS encoding AAA family ATPase, which produces MNIQNLSLKYFRGIKKMEIYLNKQLNVICGINGVGKSSILDAISIQLSWIVARIRSERGSGRPISEYDIKNNANFSMSEMLIEEHNKQYKGKLVKTKKGYSVDEKSSVLELSNYAKEIRSYITDKEEQVSVPVFIYYSTNRIVDDIPLRIRSKHDFNLLETYDNSLETGVNFRSFFEWYRNREDLENEKFRDLNQDNLFNQEKRAYEGDKQLESVRIAIERISGFKDISVKRSPLRMEVNKNGEKLRVEKLSDGEKCLFAMAGDMARRLAIANPTLVNPLEGEGVVLIDEIDLHLHPKWQKKIIPNLLQTFPNVQFIVSTHSPQVLSEVDHRSIILLYQEENNIKYSPVHQSKGLSSNEILEEIMDTQPLNKQVKDQLDNIFKLIDDEKIAEAKKEISDFKNQYGTVPEIVRGETLLSFFDEES